A portion of the Manihot esculenta cultivar AM560-2 chromosome 2, M.esculenta_v8, whole genome shotgun sequence genome contains these proteins:
- the LOC110609470 gene encoding probable receptor-like serine/threonine-protein kinase At5g57670 isoform X1, which produces MLQLGQEEMAVSGGRTVMVGVKLDPQSRELLTWAMVKVAQPGDTVIALHVLGNNEIVDREGKSSLLSLVKAFDSVLAVYEGFCNLKQVDLKLKICRGSSIRKVLVREAKSYSAAKVIVGAARSHHTIRSPTSVAKYCAKKLPKDCSVLAANNGKVMFQKEGSLAKIGGSNGAEDDRRNGLLNVIHRSISLSKNSKVLNESSTENNQILEQSLVKARPNSLGNIMKQGCSVCGTVAKSLDNSCKQSAEESSDDNGGDDKSLALVPVPKVEAPSCSVSSLIRQVPELKPGWPLLRRAFLPDRQSSDRSSVRQISVVQWAMRLPSRQFSSYISNLDHKHNGCDQAENQSGLDGESGAIVPIGTEKLTVPASPSHPKSLPKELEGLHEKYSATCRLFNYQELLAATSNFLAENLVGKGGSSQVYKGCLPDDKELAVKILKPSEDVLKEFVLEIEIITTLNHQNIISLLGFCFEEYNFLLVYDFLSRGSLEENLHGNRKDPLAFGWSERYKVAVGVAEALDYLHTKSAQPVIHRDVKSSNILLSDDFEPQLSDFGLAKWAPTSSSHIICTDVAGTFGYLAPEYFMYGKVNNKIDVYAYGVVLLELLSGRKPISNDHPKGQESLVMWAKPILDDGKFSQLLDPGLGDDYDPDQMERMVLAATLCIKRSPRARPPMSLVVKLLQGEDEVTKWARLQVNTAEEPDMLDDEACPRSNLKSHLNLALLDVEDDSLSMSSIEQTISLEDYLQGRSSRSSSFD; this is translated from the exons ATGCTGCAGCTTGGACAAGAAGAAATGGCAGTCTCCGGTGGCCGTACGGTGATGGTGGGGGTCAAGCTTGATCCGCAGAGCAGAGAGCTGTTGACATGGGCCATGGTCAAAGTGGCACAACCTGGGGATACGGTTATTGCTCTGCATGTTCTTGGTAATAATG AAATCGTAGATCGAGAAGGAAAGTCTTCACTTCTCTCGCTTGTCAAAGCTTTTGACTCTGTTCTAGCCGTCTATGAAGGTTTCTGCAACCTGAAACAG GTGGATCTCAAGCTCAAGATATGCAGAGGTTCATCGATACGAAAAGTTTTAGTTAGGGAAGCAAAATCATACTCAGCAGCGAAGGTTATAGTCGGAGCAGCCAGGAGTCACCATACAATCCGGTCACCGACATCTGTTGCTAAATATTGCGCAAAGAAGCTACCAAAGGATTGCTCAGTTCTTGCTGCCAATAATGGGAAAGTTATGTTTCAAAAAGAAGGCTCTCTGGCTAAAATCGGTGGTTCAAATG gagctgaagatgatcgcCGGAATGGTCTGCTTAATGTAATTCACAGGTCAATTTCATTAAGTAAGAATTCCAAAGTACTAAATGAAAGCAGTACTGAAAACAACCAGATTTTAGAGCAGTCCTTAGTTAAGGCCCGTCCGAATAGTTTGGGGAATATAATGAAACAGGGTTGCTCAGTTTGTGGAACAGTTGCTAAGTCTCTAGATAATTCATGCAAACAGTCTGCTGAAGAGTCTTCTGATGATAATGGTGGTGATGACAAATCTTTAGCTCTAGTCCCAGTTCCAAAGGTAGAGGCACCTTCCTGTTCAGTTTCTTCTTTGATCAGACAGGTCCCTGAACTGAAACCTGGTTGGCCACTACTTCGCCGTGCATTCTTACCAGACCGACAGTCATCGGATAGATCCTCAGTGAGGCAGATCTCAGTGGTGCAATGGGCAATGAGGTTGCCAAGCAGACAGTTTTCATCATATATCTCCAATTTGGATCACAAACATAATGGTTGTGATCAGGCTGAAAATCAATCGGGTTTAGACGGAGAAAGTGGTGCAATTGTTCCAATTGGTACAGAGAAATTGACAGTTCCAGCTTCTCCTAGCCATCCTAAAAGCCTACCAAAAGAATTGGAGGGTCTTCATGAGAAATATTCTGCAACTTGCAGATTGTTTAATTACCAAGAGCTTCTTGCAGCCACATCTAATTTCTTGGCTG aaaatttgGTTGGGAAAGGAGGCAGCAGTCAGGTTTATAAAGGTTGCCTCCCCGATGACAAGGAACTTGCtgtgaaaatcttgaagccATCCGAAGATGTATTAAAGGAGTTTGTCTTAGAAATTGAGATCATTACTACCTTAAATCACCAGAACATCATTTCCCTTTTGGGGTTCTGTTTCGAGGAGTACAATTTTCTCCTTGTTTACGATTTCCTATCGAGAGGAAGTCTTGAAGAAAACCTCCATG GTAATAGAAAGGACCCCCTTGCATTCGGTTGGAGTGAGAGATACAAGGTGGCTGTAGGAGTAGCTGAGGCCTTGGATTATCTTCACACTAAATCTGCTCagcctgtgatccacagagatGTTAAATCATCAAATATACTTTTGTCTGATGATTTTGAGCCTCAG CTTTCTGATTTTGGACTTGCCAAATGGGCACCAACCTCCTCATCTCATATAATCTGCACTGACGTTGCTGGAACCTTTGG TTACTTGGCTCCTGAATACTTCATGTATGGCAAAGTAAACAACAAGATCGATGTCTATGCATATGGTGTTGTACTCCTGGAGCTTCTCTCAGGAAGGAAGCCTATAAGCAATGATCATCCGAAAGGCCAAGAAAGCCTAGTTATGTGG GCAAAGCCAATTCTAGATGATGGGAAGTTCTCCCAATTGCTGGATCCAGGCTTGGGCGATGACTATGATCCTGATCAGATGGAGCGGATGGTTTTAGCTGCCACTCTCTGCATAAAACGTTCGCCACGAGCTAGGCCTCCAATGAGCCTT GTTGTGAAGCTCCTCCAAGGGGAAGATGAAGTAACAAAATGGGCAAGGCTGCAAGTTAATACTGCAGAAGAACCAGACATGCTGGACGACGAAGCATGTCCGCGTTCAAATCTAAAGTCTCATCTTAACCTTGCATTGCTTGATGTGGAGGATGACTCACTCTCCATGAGCAGCATTGAGCAAACTATCTCATTGGAGGATTATTTGCAAGGCAGGAGCAGCCGCTCATCAAGCTTTGACTAA
- the LOC110604511 gene encoding glutathione S-transferase TCHQD yields the protein MQFYHHPYSLDSQKVRLALEEKGIDYTSHHVNPITGKNMDASFFRKNPSGKLPVFQNGSHIIFDTIEMIQYIERIAVVSAGADENSFSSREVIEWMQKIQEWNPKFFTLAHVPEKYRLTISKFIRRVVIARMAESPDLASAYHRKLKEAYETEDKLKNPEVVKRSKEHLVQLLEEVETKLSETSYLGGEEFSMADAMLIPVLARLVLLNLEDEYISSRPNIAEYWILVQQRPSYRKVIGRYFNGWRRYKTLIKTWSFVRIRSLLRKF from the exons ATGCAGTTTTATCACCATCCTTACTCTCTGGATAGCCAGAAGGTGAGACTCGCTTTGGAAGAGAAGGGCATAGACTACACGTCGCATCATGTCAATCCAATAACAGGAAAGAATATGGATGCTTCATTCTTCAGGAAAAATCCAAGTGGAAAGCTCCCCGTTTTCCAGAATGGCTCCCACATCATTTTTGACACTATTGAGATGATCCA GTACATTGAAAGAATTGCAGTTGTCTCAGCAGGTGCTGATGAGAATTCCTTTAGTAGCAGAGAAGTTATTGAATGGATGCAGAAGATACAAGAATGGAACCCCAAGTTTTTCACGCTTGCTCACGTCCCTGAGAAATATCGTCTCACCATTTCAAAATTCATAAGGCGTGTGGTGATTGCTCGAATGGCTGAATCCCCTGATCTAGCAAGTGCTTACCACCGTAAGCTAAAAGAAGCTTACGAAACTGAAGACAAGTTGAAAAATCCTGAAGTTGTGAAACGAAGCAAAGAACACCTCGTTCAACTTCTCGAGGAGGTCGAAACCAAGTTGAGTGAAACATCATATTTAGGAGGGGAAGAGTTCTCAATGGCAGACGCAATGCTGATCCCCGTGCTGGCTCGCTTGGTACTCTTGAATTTGGAAGATGAGTATATAAGTAGCAGGCCAAATATTGCTGAGTACTGGATTTTGGTGCAGCAGAGGCCTAGCTATAGAAAGGTGATTGGGAGGTATTTCAATGGCTGGAGAAGATATAAAACACTAATAAAAACCTGGTCGTTTGTTCGTATCCGAAGTCTGTTGAGGAAATTCTGA
- the LOC110609470 gene encoding probable receptor-like serine/threonine-protein kinase At5g57670 isoform X2 → MLQLGQEEMAVSGGRTVMVGVKLDPQSRELLTWAMVKVAQPGDTVIALHVLGNNEIVDREGKSSLLSLVKAFDSVLAVYEGFCNLKQVDLKLKICRGSSIRKVLVREAKSYSAAKVIVGAARSHHTIRSPTSVAKYCAKKLPKDCSVLAANNGKVMFQKEGSLAKIGAEDDRRNGLLNVIHRSISLSKNSKVLNESSTENNQILEQSLVKARPNSLGNIMKQGCSVCGTVAKSLDNSCKQSAEESSDDNGGDDKSLALVPVPKVEAPSCSVSSLIRQVPELKPGWPLLRRAFLPDRQSSDRSSVRQISVVQWAMRLPSRQFSSYISNLDHKHNGCDQAENQSGLDGESGAIVPIGTEKLTVPASPSHPKSLPKELEGLHEKYSATCRLFNYQELLAATSNFLAENLVGKGGSSQVYKGCLPDDKELAVKILKPSEDVLKEFVLEIEIITTLNHQNIISLLGFCFEEYNFLLVYDFLSRGSLEENLHGNRKDPLAFGWSERYKVAVGVAEALDYLHTKSAQPVIHRDVKSSNILLSDDFEPQLSDFGLAKWAPTSSSHIICTDVAGTFGYLAPEYFMYGKVNNKIDVYAYGVVLLELLSGRKPISNDHPKGQESLVMWAKPILDDGKFSQLLDPGLGDDYDPDQMERMVLAATLCIKRSPRARPPMSLVVKLLQGEDEVTKWARLQVNTAEEPDMLDDEACPRSNLKSHLNLALLDVEDDSLSMSSIEQTISLEDYLQGRSSRSSSFD, encoded by the exons ATGCTGCAGCTTGGACAAGAAGAAATGGCAGTCTCCGGTGGCCGTACGGTGATGGTGGGGGTCAAGCTTGATCCGCAGAGCAGAGAGCTGTTGACATGGGCCATGGTCAAAGTGGCACAACCTGGGGATACGGTTATTGCTCTGCATGTTCTTGGTAATAATG AAATCGTAGATCGAGAAGGAAAGTCTTCACTTCTCTCGCTTGTCAAAGCTTTTGACTCTGTTCTAGCCGTCTATGAAGGTTTCTGCAACCTGAAACAG GTGGATCTCAAGCTCAAGATATGCAGAGGTTCATCGATACGAAAAGTTTTAGTTAGGGAAGCAAAATCATACTCAGCAGCGAAGGTTATAGTCGGAGCAGCCAGGAGTCACCATACAATCCGGTCACCGACATCTGTTGCTAAATATTGCGCAAAGAAGCTACCAAAGGATTGCTCAGTTCTTGCTGCCAATAATGGGAAAGTTATGTTTCAAAAAGAAGGCTCTCTGGCTAAAATCG gagctgaagatgatcgcCGGAATGGTCTGCTTAATGTAATTCACAGGTCAATTTCATTAAGTAAGAATTCCAAAGTACTAAATGAAAGCAGTACTGAAAACAACCAGATTTTAGAGCAGTCCTTAGTTAAGGCCCGTCCGAATAGTTTGGGGAATATAATGAAACAGGGTTGCTCAGTTTGTGGAACAGTTGCTAAGTCTCTAGATAATTCATGCAAACAGTCTGCTGAAGAGTCTTCTGATGATAATGGTGGTGATGACAAATCTTTAGCTCTAGTCCCAGTTCCAAAGGTAGAGGCACCTTCCTGTTCAGTTTCTTCTTTGATCAGACAGGTCCCTGAACTGAAACCTGGTTGGCCACTACTTCGCCGTGCATTCTTACCAGACCGACAGTCATCGGATAGATCCTCAGTGAGGCAGATCTCAGTGGTGCAATGGGCAATGAGGTTGCCAAGCAGACAGTTTTCATCATATATCTCCAATTTGGATCACAAACATAATGGTTGTGATCAGGCTGAAAATCAATCGGGTTTAGACGGAGAAAGTGGTGCAATTGTTCCAATTGGTACAGAGAAATTGACAGTTCCAGCTTCTCCTAGCCATCCTAAAAGCCTACCAAAAGAATTGGAGGGTCTTCATGAGAAATATTCTGCAACTTGCAGATTGTTTAATTACCAAGAGCTTCTTGCAGCCACATCTAATTTCTTGGCTG aaaatttgGTTGGGAAAGGAGGCAGCAGTCAGGTTTATAAAGGTTGCCTCCCCGATGACAAGGAACTTGCtgtgaaaatcttgaagccATCCGAAGATGTATTAAAGGAGTTTGTCTTAGAAATTGAGATCATTACTACCTTAAATCACCAGAACATCATTTCCCTTTTGGGGTTCTGTTTCGAGGAGTACAATTTTCTCCTTGTTTACGATTTCCTATCGAGAGGAAGTCTTGAAGAAAACCTCCATG GTAATAGAAAGGACCCCCTTGCATTCGGTTGGAGTGAGAGATACAAGGTGGCTGTAGGAGTAGCTGAGGCCTTGGATTATCTTCACACTAAATCTGCTCagcctgtgatccacagagatGTTAAATCATCAAATATACTTTTGTCTGATGATTTTGAGCCTCAG CTTTCTGATTTTGGACTTGCCAAATGGGCACCAACCTCCTCATCTCATATAATCTGCACTGACGTTGCTGGAACCTTTGG TTACTTGGCTCCTGAATACTTCATGTATGGCAAAGTAAACAACAAGATCGATGTCTATGCATATGGTGTTGTACTCCTGGAGCTTCTCTCAGGAAGGAAGCCTATAAGCAATGATCATCCGAAAGGCCAAGAAAGCCTAGTTATGTGG GCAAAGCCAATTCTAGATGATGGGAAGTTCTCCCAATTGCTGGATCCAGGCTTGGGCGATGACTATGATCCTGATCAGATGGAGCGGATGGTTTTAGCTGCCACTCTCTGCATAAAACGTTCGCCACGAGCTAGGCCTCCAATGAGCCTT GTTGTGAAGCTCCTCCAAGGGGAAGATGAAGTAACAAAATGGGCAAGGCTGCAAGTTAATACTGCAGAAGAACCAGACATGCTGGACGACGAAGCATGTCCGCGTTCAAATCTAAAGTCTCATCTTAACCTTGCATTGCTTGATGTGGAGGATGACTCACTCTCCATGAGCAGCATTGAGCAAACTATCTCATTGGAGGATTATTTGCAAGGCAGGAGCAGCCGCTCATCAAGCTTTGACTAA
- the LOC110609546 gene encoding NAD(P)H-quinone oxidoreductase subunit M, chloroplastic encodes MQIPEKPTNKSCRFLISRILVIRKLGSSMAGTSSYMACTKFSMLGWVGGTRELNKRRALSVSAQKQAEVQEAQQVNTQEDGEKQKAKQPTQPRPVEPQVNVKSKNMTREYGGQWLSSVTRHVRIYAAYIDPETWEFDQTQLDKLTLLLDPTNEFVWTDETCQKVYSYFQELVDHYEGASLTEYTLRLIGSDIEHYIRKLLYDGEIKYNMNAKVLNFSMGKPRIEFNNDGQIEDA; translated from the exons ATGCAAATTCCAGAAAAACCAACAAACAAAAGTTGCAGGTTTTTGATTTCCAGAATTTTGGTTATCAGAAAACTAGGTTCATCAATGGCAGGGACATCCTCGTACATGGCTTGTACCAAGTTCTCCATGTTGGGTTGGGTAGGAGGCACAAGAGAGCTAAATAAAAGAAGGGCCCTCTCTGTTTCAGCTCAAAAGCAAGCTGAAGTCCAAGAAGCACAGCAAGTGAATACACAAGAGGATGGAGAAAAACAGAAGGCGAAGCAACCGACACAGCCAAGGCCAGTGGAGCCACAAGTAAATGTGAAGAGCAAGAACATGACCAGAGAATATGGAGGGCAATGGCTCAGCAGCGTCACACGCCATGTCAGGATTTATGCAGCCTACATCGACCCTGAAACTTGGGAATTTGATCAAACTCAACTGGATAAGCTCACTCTTCTTCTTGATCCGACAAATGAGTTCGTGTGGACCGATGAGACTTGTCAGAAGGTCTACTCTTACTTCCAAGAGCTTGTGGATCACTATGAG GGAGCATCGTTGACGGAGTACACGCTTCGACTGATAGGTTCAGACATTGAGCATTACATCAGAAAGCTGTTATATGATGGAGAAATCAAATATAACATGAATGCAAAAGTATTGAACTTCAGCATGGGGAAGCCAAGGATTGAGTTTAATAATGATGGACAGATTGAAGATGCATAA
- the LOC122722779 gene encoding zinc finger BED domain-containing protein RICESLEEPER 1-like has product MEYSFSQMYGQEKGVELFNKVKSCLFDLFNEYKKMYQPNVEQINDNSSQQLSGSCTTTGSINPKPKFFLKHHYKKQKLEESGGFDSKTELEVYLSVAIQEEKEDFDVMKWWKINSERFPILGKMARDILAIPVSTVASESAFSTGGRVLDSFRSSLTPKIVEGLICVQDWIRPSNVQVNVEEDLEELEKLEEELPSVGITYGLGGSCSTPIS; this is encoded by the exons ATGGAGTATTCTTTTTCCCAAATgtatggtcaagagaaaggagTAGAGCTATTCAACAAGGTCAAGAGTTGTTTGTTTGATTTGTTTAATGAATACAAAAAAATGTATCAACCTAATGTTGAGCAAATCAATGATAATAGTTCACAACAATTAAGTGGGAGTTGCACTACTACCGGTTCAATAAACCCTAAGCCTAAATTCTTTTTGAAGCATCACTACAAGAAGCAGAAGTTGGAGGAATCTGGTGGGTTTGATTCAAAAACAGAGTTAGAAGTGTATCTAAGTGTGGCAATTCAAGAGGAAAAGgaggattttgatgtcatgaaATGGTGGAAAATAAATTCTGAAAGGTTTCCTATTTTAGGAAAAATGGCTAGAGATATATTAGCAATTCCAGTTTCTACAGTTGCCTCAGAGAGTGCCTTCAGTACTGGTGGAAGAGTGCTAGATTCCTTCAGGAGTTCCCTGACTCCTAAAATTGTTGAGGGCTTGATATGTGTGCAAGATTGGATTCGTCCATCAAATGTTCAAGTAAATGTTGAGGAAGATCTAGAGGAACTTGAAAAGCTTGAAGAAG AATTACCGTCAGTTGGAATCACCTATGGTTTAGGTGGATCATGCTCTACTCCTATCTCATAA